A single region of the Enterobacter cloacae complex sp. R_G8 genome encodes:
- a CDS encoding tripartite tricarboxylate transporter substrate binding protein — translation MKKQLLSTLAASVLMMSASVVQAQDAPSRTECIAPAKPGGGFDLTCKLIQVSMLETKAIEKPMRVTYMPGGVGAVAYNAIVAQRPAEAGTVVAFSGGSLLNLSQGKFGRYGVDDVRWLATVGTDYGMIAVRADSPWKSLKDLLTAMEKDPNSVVIGAGASIGSQDWMKAALLAQQAKVDPHKMRYVAFEGGGEPVTALMGNHVQAVSGDLSEMVPYLSGDKIRVLAVFSENRLPGQLANVPTAKEQGYNLVWPIIRGFFVGPKVTDAEYQWWVDTFNKLQQTEEFKKQRDLRGLFEFNLSGKQLDDYVKKQVNDYREQAKAFGLAK, via the coding sequence ATGAAAAAACAATTACTTTCAACGCTTGCTGCAAGCGTATTGATGATGAGTGCCTCTGTTGTCCAGGCGCAGGACGCCCCGTCCCGCACCGAATGTATCGCCCCGGCCAAACCGGGTGGTGGTTTCGATCTCACCTGTAAACTGATTCAGGTCAGCATGCTGGAGACGAAGGCCATCGAGAAACCCATGCGTGTGACCTACATGCCTGGCGGCGTGGGTGCGGTAGCTTATAACGCGATTGTCGCGCAACGTCCGGCGGAAGCCGGCACGGTGGTGGCCTTCTCCGGCGGCTCGCTGCTCAACCTTTCTCAGGGCAAGTTTGGCCGCTACGGCGTGGATGACGTGCGCTGGCTGGCCACCGTCGGCACCGACTACGGCATGATTGCGGTGCGCGCGGATTCCCCGTGGAAATCCCTGAAAGATTTGCTCACCGCGATGGAAAAAGACCCCAACAGCGTGGTGATTGGTGCCGGTGCCTCTATCGGCAGTCAGGACTGGATGAAAGCGGCCCTGCTGGCGCAGCAGGCGAAAGTGGATCCGCACAAAATGCGCTACGTGGCGTTTGAGGGCGGCGGTGAACCGGTGACGGCGCTGATGGGCAATCACGTACAGGCGGTTTCCGGCGATCTCAGCGAAATGGTGCCCTACCTCAGCGGCGATAAAATCCGCGTGCTGGCGGTCTTCTCCGAAAACCGCCTGCCGGGCCAGCTGGCAAACGTCCCTACCGCCAAAGAGCAGGGTTATAACCTGGTCTGGCCGATTATCCGCGGCTTCTTCGTCGGGCCAAAAGTCACCGATGCGGAATACCAGTGGTGGGTCGACACCTTTAACAAACTCCAGCAGACCGAGGAGTTTAAAAAGCAGCGCGATCTGCGCGGGCTGTTCGAGTTCAACCTGAGTGGCAAGCAGCTGGACGACTACGTTAAAAAACAGGTGAATGACTACCGCGAACAGGCGAAAGCCTTTGGCCTGGCCAAATAA
- the menH gene encoding 2-succinyl-6-hydroxy-2,4-cyclohexadiene-1-carboxylate synthase yields MVFLHGFSGDCHEWQTIGEALGDYPRLYLDLPGHGRSASMAVTGFEEMSDVLTRTLVSYNILNYWLVGYSLGGRIAMFHACQDPAGLRGIIVEGGHPGLQAVAAREARSASDHLWAQRFRTQPLSNVFADWYQQPVFASLTDSQRRALIALRCRNAGTNLAMMLEATSLAVQPDLRAALSARNFPFDYLYGERDEKFAALAAELNAVRHVIPNAGHNAHRENPGAVSASLAKILRRRIKDTL; encoded by the coding sequence ATGGTCTTTTTGCATGGATTTTCCGGGGATTGCCACGAGTGGCAGACGATCGGGGAGGCGCTCGGCGATTACCCCCGGCTTTATCTCGACCTGCCGGGTCACGGCCGGTCCGCCAGTATGGCCGTCACGGGGTTCGAAGAGATGAGTGACGTGCTTACCCGAACCCTTGTTAGTTACAACATACTTAACTACTGGCTGGTGGGGTACTCCCTCGGTGGCCGCATTGCGATGTTCCATGCCTGCCAGGATCCTGCGGGGCTTCGCGGCATCATCGTGGAGGGCGGGCATCCGGGTCTGCAGGCGGTCGCAGCGCGAGAGGCAAGGTCTGCGTCCGACCATCTGTGGGCGCAGCGTTTTCGCACGCAGCCCCTCTCAAACGTCTTTGCCGACTGGTATCAACAGCCTGTCTTTGCCTCCCTGACGGACAGCCAGCGCAGGGCGCTCATCGCCCTGCGCTGTCGCAACGCGGGCACAAACCTGGCGATGATGCTCGAGGCAACCTCGCTTGCCGTGCAACCAGACCTGCGTGCCGCACTCAGCGCGCGAAATTTCCCTTTTGATTATCTCTATGGCGAACGTGACGAGAAGTTCGCGGCCCTGGCCGCTGAGCTGAACGCGGTTCGCCATGTCATTCCAAACGCCGGACACAACGCCCACCGGGAAAATCCCGGGGCGGTTAGCGCGAGTCTGGCTAAGATACTGCGTCGTCGAATAAAGGACACACTATGA
- the menB gene encoding 1,4-dihydroxy-2-naphthoyl-CoA synthase has translation MIYPDENMLYAPVEWQDCSEGYTDIRYHKSTDGIAKITINRPQVRNAFRPLTVKEMIQALADARYDDNIGVIVLTGEGEKAFCSGGDQKVRGDYGGYQDDAGTHHLNVLDFQRQIRTCPKPVVAMVAGYSIGGGHVLHMMCDLTIAAENAIFGQTGPKVGSFDGGWGASYMARIVGQKKAREIWFLCRQYNAQEALDMGLVNTVVPIADLEKETVRWCREMLQNSPMALRCLKAALNADCDGQAGLQELAGNATMLFYMTEEGQEGRNAFNEKRQPDFSKYKRNP, from the coding sequence ATGATCTATCCTGATGAAAACATGCTCTATGCACCGGTTGAATGGCAAGACTGCTCCGAAGGCTACACCGACATTCGCTATCACAAATCGACTGACGGCATCGCCAAAATCACCATTAACCGTCCGCAGGTGCGCAACGCGTTCCGTCCGCTGACCGTAAAAGAGATGATTCAGGCCCTGGCGGATGCGCGCTATGACGACAACATCGGCGTCATCGTCCTGACCGGGGAAGGCGAAAAAGCGTTCTGCTCCGGTGGCGATCAGAAAGTGCGCGGTGACTACGGCGGATATCAGGACGATGCGGGTACCCATCACCTGAACGTCCTCGATTTCCAGCGTCAGATCCGCACCTGTCCAAAACCGGTGGTGGCCATGGTGGCGGGCTACTCTATCGGCGGCGGTCACGTGCTGCACATGATGTGCGATCTGACGATTGCCGCAGAGAACGCCATCTTCGGCCAGACCGGCCCGAAAGTCGGCTCCTTCGACGGCGGATGGGGGGCTTCCTACATGGCGCGCATTGTTGGTCAGAAAAAAGCCCGTGAAATCTGGTTCCTGTGCCGCCAGTACAATGCCCAGGAAGCGCTGGACATGGGACTGGTTAACACCGTGGTGCCAATTGCCGATCTCGAAAAAGAGACCGTTCGCTGGTGTCGCGAAATGCTGCAGAATAGCCCAATGGCGCTGCGTTGCCTGAAAGCGGCCCTGAACGCCGACTGTGACGGTCAGGCGGGTCTGCAGGAGCTGGCAGGTAACGCCACCATGCTGTTCTACATGACCGAAGAGGGCCAGGAAGGACGCAACGCGTTTAACGAAAAACGCCAGCCAGACTTCAGCAAATACAAACGGAACCCGTAA
- the tctD gene encoding transcriptional regulator TctD, which yields MRLLLAEDNRELAHWLEKALVQEGFAVDCVSDGRAADHLLQGENYAVAILDIGMPGFDGLEVVHRLRKRGQTLPVLFLTARSNVADRVKGLNAGADDYLPKPFELEELDARLRALLRRSEGRTQERQRLGELEYDDDGFFLLRDEPLALTPRELSLLKVLMHRRTRPVSRQQLFDQVFSLNDDVSPESLDLYIHRLRKKLSGSGVRITTLRGLGYVLECGDEVG from the coding sequence ATGCGTCTCTTACTGGCGGAAGATAATCGTGAGCTGGCTCACTGGCTGGAGAAAGCGCTGGTGCAGGAGGGCTTTGCCGTGGATTGCGTTTCTGACGGTCGCGCGGCCGATCATCTTCTGCAGGGGGAAAACTACGCGGTGGCGATCCTCGACATCGGCATGCCCGGTTTTGACGGCCTGGAGGTGGTACACCGTTTGCGAAAACGCGGCCAGACCTTGCCGGTGCTGTTTCTCACCGCACGCAGCAACGTGGCGGATCGGGTGAAAGGGCTGAACGCCGGAGCGGATGATTATCTGCCAAAACCGTTCGAACTGGAGGAGCTTGACGCCCGCCTGCGTGCCCTGCTGCGCAGAAGCGAGGGGCGGACCCAGGAGCGTCAGCGCCTGGGGGAGCTGGAGTATGACGACGACGGTTTTTTCCTGCTGCGCGATGAGCCGCTCGCGCTCACTCCGCGCGAACTGTCGCTGCTGAAGGTGCTGATGCATCGCCGCACCCGGCCTGTCTCCCGGCAGCAGCTGTTCGACCAGGTGTTTAGCCTGAATGACGACGTCAGCCCGGAGAGTCTCGATCTCTACATCCATCGTCTGCGCAAAAAGCTGAGCGGCAGCGGCGTGCGGATCACCACCCTGCGCGGGCTGGGCTATGTGCTGGAGTGCGGCGATGAAGTGGGTTAA
- a CDS encoding tripartite tricarboxylate transporter TctB family protein translates to MSDRIFAGIWLLLCIGGMFVAWQIHSEYSYEPVGPRPFPMGIVGLMLLCSVALLLRHPDTVEWPPKRILQRLLVMVIVLLMYAWGFEWLGFPVATAILTMVIGILFNASLPAAGISGVVMGIFLWYAFDRLLDVTLPPGAWLN, encoded by the coding sequence ATGAGCGATCGCATTTTTGCCGGGATCTGGTTGTTGCTCTGCATTGGCGGGATGTTCGTCGCCTGGCAGATCCACAGCGAATACAGCTATGAACCGGTGGGGCCACGCCCCTTTCCCATGGGCATTGTCGGCCTGATGCTGCTCTGTTCGGTGGCCTTGCTGTTACGCCATCCGGATACCGTAGAGTGGCCGCCTAAGCGCATTCTGCAGCGGCTGCTGGTGATGGTCATTGTCCTGCTGATGTACGCCTGGGGCTTTGAGTGGCTCGGCTTCCCGGTAGCGACCGCCATCCTGACGATGGTGATCGGCATACTGTTTAACGCCAGCCTCCCGGCGGCGGGGATCTCGGGCGTGGTGATGGGCATTTTCCTCTGGTACGCCTTTGACCGCCTGCTGGATGTGACGCTGCCGCCTGGCGCCTGGCTTAATTAA
- a CDS encoding YfaZ family outer membrane protein: MKKVALMGLGLIFVSAAANAISFNGSAGQDYTHLGFGLGTETAGLAMTGGWTHNDDDGDAASLGLGLNIPLGPFLATVGGKGIYTNPNDGDEGYAAAVGGGLQWKIGDSFGLFGEYYYSPDSLSSGIDSYEEANAGARWTIMRPITIEAGYRYLNLAGKDGNRDNALADGPYVGVSAGF, translated from the coding sequence ATGAAAAAAGTGGCATTGATGGGCTTAGGCCTGATATTCGTTTCGGCGGCGGCTAACGCCATCAGCTTTAACGGCTCGGCGGGTCAGGATTACACCCACCTGGGCTTTGGCCTGGGCACCGAGACTGCCGGTCTGGCAATGACCGGCGGCTGGACACATAACGATGACGACGGCGATGCGGCAAGCCTCGGCCTGGGTTTGAACATTCCTCTTGGCCCGTTCCTGGCGACTGTGGGCGGTAAAGGTATTTATACCAACCCGAACGACGGCGACGAAGGCTACGCGGCGGCTGTGGGCGGCGGTCTGCAGTGGAAAATTGGCGACAGCTTCGGTCTGTTTGGTGAGTACTACTATTCTCCGGACTCCCTCTCCAGCGGTATCGACAGCTATGAAGAAGCCAACGCCGGCGCGCGCTGGACCATCATGCGTCCGATTACCATCGAAGCGGGTTATCGTTATCTGAACCTGGCGGGCAAAGACGGCAACCGCGACAACGCGTTGGCTGACGGCCCGTACGTGGGCGTCAGCGCAGGCTTCTAA
- the menE gene encoding o-succinylbenzoate--CoA ligase has product MSFSDWPWRHWRVQRADKPALRLNDEVLSWQQLCTRIDNLAAGFHQQGVEAGDGVLLLAHNHPQTLLAWLALLQCGARILPVNPQLPRPLLEVLLPQMTLRFALVLDGHYDGLAALSLHALSGEYHAAWQPERLASMTLTSGSTGLPKAAVHTCGAHLASAEGVLALMPYGDDDDWLLSLPLFHVSGQGILWRWLQAGARLTVREKQPLEQALQGCTHASLVPTQLWRLLNTHQRIALKAVLLGGAAIPVELTQQAREQGICTFCGYGLTEFASTVCAKEADGEPDVGSALPGREVQVVNGEVWIRAQSMASGYWRDGALLPLTNSEGWFATRDRGELHDGRLTIFGRMDNLFFSGGEGIQPESLERVIATHPHISQVFIVPLNDAEFGQRPVAVVECEPGMDIAQFPEWIQGKLARFEQPVHWLVLPAELKNGGIKISRQALTQWVNAQLSG; this is encoded by the coding sequence ATGAGTTTTAGCGACTGGCCGTGGCGGCACTGGCGCGTGCAGCGTGCTGATAAACCGGCTCTGCGCCTGAATGACGAGGTGCTCAGCTGGCAACAGCTCTGCACCCGCATCGACAATCTGGCTGCAGGGTTTCATCAGCAGGGCGTGGAGGCGGGTGACGGCGTGCTGCTGCTCGCCCATAATCACCCGCAGACCCTGCTGGCATGGCTGGCGCTGCTCCAGTGCGGCGCGCGTATCCTTCCCGTTAACCCGCAACTGCCGCGTCCGCTGCTGGAGGTATTACTTCCGCAGATGACGTTGCGTTTTGCGCTGGTGCTGGATGGTCACTACGATGGGCTTGCTGCCCTGAGCCTGCATGCGCTGTCTGGTGAATACCATGCGGCGTGGCAACCTGAGCGACTGGCCTCAATGACGCTCACCTCCGGCTCTACCGGGCTGCCGAAAGCGGCCGTTCATACCTGCGGGGCGCATCTTGCCAGCGCTGAGGGCGTCCTCGCGCTGATGCCCTACGGTGACGATGACGACTGGCTGCTGTCGCTGCCGCTGTTTCATGTCTCCGGGCAGGGGATCTTATGGCGCTGGCTGCAGGCTGGCGCGCGCTTAACCGTACGCGAGAAGCAGCCGCTGGAGCAGGCTTTACAGGGGTGTACGCATGCCTCGCTGGTGCCAACCCAGCTCTGGCGTCTGCTTAATACCCACCAGCGGATCGCGCTGAAAGCGGTACTGCTGGGCGGGGCCGCTATCCCCGTTGAACTGACGCAACAGGCGCGTGAGCAGGGGATCTGCACATTCTGCGGCTACGGCCTGACGGAGTTTGCCTCTACCGTCTGTGCGAAAGAGGCTGACGGTGAACCGGACGTGGGCAGTGCGCTGCCGGGCAGAGAGGTGCAGGTCGTTAACGGTGAAGTGTGGATCAGGGCGCAAAGCATGGCCTCAGGCTACTGGCGCGACGGTGCGTTGTTACCGCTCACGAATTCAGAGGGCTGGTTCGCCACCCGCGATCGCGGCGAGCTGCATGATGGCCGCCTGACGATCTTCGGTCGGATGGATAACCTCTTTTTCAGCGGAGGCGAAGGGATCCAGCCGGAGAGCCTGGAGCGGGTTATCGCGACCCATCCGCACATCAGCCAGGTCTTCATTGTCCCGCTGAATGACGCCGAATTTGGTCAGCGTCCGGTGGCGGTAGTGGAGTGTGAGCCGGGAATGGATATCGCCCAATTCCCGGAATGGATTCAGGGCAAACTGGCGCGATTTGAGCAGCCCGTGCACTGGCTGGTGCTGCCAGCAGAGCTGAAAAATGGCGGGATTAAGATCTCCCGCCAGGCGTTAACACAGTGGGTGAATGCCCAACTGTCAGGGTAA
- a CDS encoding sensor histidine kinase, translating to MKWVKPQSLYLQLLLFLGLPLLLLWGLSAFNSYVSALQAATQAYDRTLLSSARTISEQLVVHDGKLGVNVPWVVLDSFELNMNDRLYYKVVDPDGRVISGYDDLPKMPPATSRTTLYPALAWFYHTEYRGQAIRVARLLQPVNEDNIVGMAEIYVAETLQSRRYLASQLLFSSWVSQGLLVLLTLVLTAWLLRRVLRPMRQLSSLMVRRDPGLLAPLPELLPWSETRLLIVAFNRYIDRLRGVLSRQERFNADASHQLKTPLAVLKTQVSVALTREDPALWQESLRAMNVTLDNTLVLTERLLQLSTVKRKEQGERQFAPVDLVQVVQNCCFSRLAQARSKAIDLGYDGIQQPVMMEGDEVLLGELCANLLENAIKYTPAGGIVTVFLCTDQGAVELSVEDSGPGIDDDQIHQAMLPFHRLDNVGDAAGSGIGLALAGDIARLHRSHLQLSRSETLGGLSVKMRFLLLT from the coding sequence ATGAAGTGGGTTAAGCCTCAGTCGCTTTATCTGCAGCTGCTGCTTTTTCTCGGCCTGCCACTGCTGTTGCTGTGGGGGTTATCGGCCTTTAACAGCTACGTCAGCGCGCTGCAGGCGGCGACGCAGGCATACGACCGCACGCTGTTATCCTCTGCGCGCACCATATCGGAGCAGCTGGTGGTTCATGACGGTAAGCTTGGGGTAAATGTGCCCTGGGTGGTACTCGACAGTTTTGAACTGAATATGAACGACCGGCTCTATTACAAGGTGGTCGATCCCGACGGGCGGGTGATCTCCGGTTATGACGATCTGCCGAAGATGCCGCCGGCAACCTCGCGCACCACCCTCTATCCGGCGCTGGCCTGGTTTTATCATACCGAGTATCGCGGACAGGCGATTCGGGTGGCGCGCCTGCTGCAACCCGTCAATGAAGATAATATTGTTGGCATGGCCGAGATATATGTGGCGGAGACACTCCAGTCCCGCCGCTATCTCGCCAGCCAGTTACTCTTTTCGTCGTGGGTCTCCCAGGGGCTGCTGGTCCTGCTGACGCTGGTGCTGACCGCGTGGCTGCTGCGCCGCGTGCTGCGCCCGATGCGCCAGCTCTCATCTTTGATGGTGCGACGCGATCCTGGCCTGCTCGCACCGTTGCCGGAGCTGTTGCCCTGGTCCGAAACCCGGCTGCTGATCGTGGCCTTTAACCGCTATATTGACAGGCTTCGCGGCGTGCTTTCACGGCAGGAACGCTTTAACGCCGATGCCTCGCATCAGCTTAAAACGCCGCTGGCCGTGCTGAAAACCCAGGTCTCTGTCGCCCTGACGCGCGAGGATCCGGCCCTGTGGCAGGAGAGCCTGAGGGCGATGAATGTGACGCTCGATAACACCCTTGTGCTCACCGAACGGCTGTTGCAACTCTCGACGGTGAAGCGCAAAGAGCAGGGGGAGCGCCAGTTTGCCCCCGTGGATCTGGTGCAGGTGGTGCAGAACTGCTGCTTCTCCCGGCTGGCGCAGGCGCGCAGCAAGGCGATCGATTTGGGTTACGACGGCATTCAGCAACCCGTCATGATGGAAGGTGATGAGGTACTGCTGGGCGAGCTGTGTGCCAACCTGCTTGAGAACGCGATCAAATATACCCCGGCAGGGGGCATCGTTACCGTATTCTTGTGCACCGACCAGGGCGCCGTTGAACTCAGCGTAGAGGATAGCGGCCCCGGTATTGACGATGACCAGATACATCAGGCCATGCTGCCTTTCCACCGGCTGGACAACGTGGGGGATGCCGCCGGGTCAGGGATCGGGCTGGCGCTCGCGGGCGACATTGCCCGGCTGCACCGCAGCCATCTGCAGCTTTCCCGCAGCGAAACGCTGGGCGGGCTGAGCGTAAAAATGCGCTTTCTGTTGCTGACGTAA
- a CDS encoding tripartite tricarboxylate transporter permease, with product MDTWIYLSQGFAVAMTPENLVIALIGCFVGTIVGLLPGLGPINGVAILLPLAFALHLPAESALILLATVYIGCEYGGRISSILLNVPGDAAAIMTALDGYPMARQGRGGVALSISAVSSFFGSLIAIGGIILFAPALAQWSLAFGPAEYFALMVFAIACLGSMMAQNPLKSFLSALIGLGLATVGVDANTGVYRFTFDSVHLSDGVQFIVVVIGLFSVSEILLMLEHTSSGQTLVRKTGRMLFSAKEGAQCIGTTLRSSVIGFFVGILPGAGATIASAITYMTEKKLSGNSDSFGKGDIRGVAAPEAANNASACGSFIPMLTLGVPGSGTTAVMMGALTLYNITPGPAMFTEQPDIVWGLIAALLIANVMLLVMNIPLIGLFTRMLTIPLWFLVPAIAAVSAVGVYAVHSTTFDLILMVALGVFGYILRKMHFPMSPLILGFVLGEMLEQNLRRALSISNGNVSILWDSNVAKVLLAMAIVVVVVPPVLRLLRRRQRKPQPDIG from the coding sequence ATGGATACCTGGATTTACCTCTCACAGGGGTTCGCTGTGGCGATGACCCCGGAAAACCTGGTGATCGCCCTGATCGGCTGCTTCGTCGGGACGATCGTCGGTCTGCTGCCCGGCCTTGGGCCCATCAACGGGGTCGCTATTTTGCTCCCGCTGGCGTTTGCCCTGCATCTGCCTGCGGAATCGGCCCTGATCCTGCTGGCGACGGTCTACATCGGCTGTGAATATGGCGGCCGTATCTCGTCAATACTGCTCAACGTACCCGGGGATGCGGCGGCCATTATGACCGCGCTGGATGGCTACCCGATGGCGCGGCAGGGGCGCGGCGGCGTGGCACTGTCCATCTCCGCCGTGAGTTCGTTCTTTGGCTCGCTGATTGCCATTGGCGGCATCATTCTGTTTGCCCCTGCGCTGGCCCAGTGGTCGCTGGCGTTTGGTCCGGCAGAATATTTTGCCCTGATGGTCTTCGCCATCGCCTGTCTCGGCAGCATGATGGCGCAAAACCCACTGAAATCGTTTTTGTCTGCGCTGATTGGCTTAGGGTTAGCCACCGTCGGCGTGGATGCCAACACCGGGGTCTATCGCTTTACCTTCGACAGCGTTCACCTGTCCGACGGCGTGCAGTTTATCGTGGTCGTGATTGGTCTGTTCTCTGTCTCTGAGATCTTACTGATGCTGGAACATACCAGCAGCGGGCAGACGCTGGTGCGTAAAACCGGCCGGATGCTCTTTAGTGCCAAAGAGGGCGCGCAGTGTATTGGCACCACGCTGCGCTCTTCAGTGATTGGCTTCTTTGTTGGTATTTTGCCGGGTGCCGGCGCGACAATCGCCAGCGCCATTACCTACATGACCGAGAAAAAGCTCAGCGGTAACAGCGACAGCTTTGGTAAAGGGGATATTCGCGGGGTTGCCGCACCTGAGGCGGCCAATAATGCCTCGGCCTGCGGCTCGTTTATACCGATGCTCACCCTGGGCGTGCCCGGCTCCGGCACCACGGCGGTGATGATGGGCGCGCTGACGCTTTATAACATCACGCCGGGACCGGCAATGTTTACCGAGCAGCCGGACATCGTCTGGGGGCTGATTGCGGCGCTGCTGATCGCCAACGTGATGCTGCTGGTGATGAACATCCCGCTGATTGGTCTGTTCACCCGCATGCTGACCATTCCACTGTGGTTCCTGGTACCCGCAATCGCAGCCGTCTCGGCGGTGGGGGTGTATGCGGTACACAGCACCACCTTCGACCTGATCCTGATGGTGGCGCTTGGGGTGTTCGGCTACATCTTGCGTAAAATGCACTTCCCGATGTCGCCACTGATTCTGGGCTTTGTGCTGGGTGAGATGCTGGAGCAGAACCTGCGCCGCGCCCTGTCCATCAGCAATGGCAATGTCTCCATTCTGTGGGACAGCAATGTGGCGAAAGTTCTGCTGGCGATGGCAATCGTGGTGGTGGTCGTGCCGCCGGTGCTGCGCCTGCTACGCCGCCGTCAGCGTAAACCGCAGCCCGATATCGGCTGA
- the menC gene encoding o-succinylbenzoate synthase encodes MRRAQVYRWQIPMDAGVVLRERRLKTRDGFFVQLQQGEGQGWGEISPLPGFSLESLEVAQAALVAWVEEWRSGVNPPLPDVPSVAFGISCALAELDGSLPDEADYRAAPLCTGDPDELFALLSAMPGEKVAKIKVGLYEAVRDGMVANLLLEAIPDLRLRLDANRAWTPLKAQQFAKYVNPAYRSRIAFLEEPCKTREDSRAFARETGIAIAWDESLREADFVFSAEPGVSAVVIKPTLTGCLAKVREQVAAAHAAGLTAVISSSIESSLGLTQLARIAAWLTPDTIPGLDTLNLMQTQLIRPWPGSALPCAGVEALEPL; translated from the coding sequence ATGCGTCGCGCGCAGGTTTACCGCTGGCAGATACCGATGGACGCGGGCGTGGTGCTGCGTGAACGGCGGTTAAAAACCCGTGATGGCTTTTTCGTGCAACTGCAGCAGGGCGAAGGGCAGGGCTGGGGCGAGATTTCGCCTCTGCCGGGCTTTAGCCTGGAGTCGCTGGAGGTGGCGCAGGCTGCGCTGGTGGCATGGGTAGAGGAATGGCGTTCAGGCGTGAATCCGCCGCTGCCGGATGTGCCTTCCGTTGCGTTTGGCATCAGCTGCGCGCTTGCGGAGCTCGACGGTAGCCTGCCTGATGAGGCCGATTACCGTGCCGCGCCGCTCTGCACGGGCGATCCGGACGAGCTGTTTGCACTGCTCAGCGCAATGCCCGGCGAGAAAGTGGCGAAAATCAAAGTCGGTCTTTACGAAGCGGTACGCGACGGGATGGTCGCTAACCTGTTGCTGGAAGCGATCCCCGATCTGCGCCTGCGTCTGGATGCCAACCGCGCCTGGACGCCGCTTAAGGCGCAGCAGTTTGCAAAGTACGTCAACCCGGCGTACCGCAGCCGCATTGCCTTTCTGGAAGAGCCATGCAAAACCCGTGAGGATTCACGCGCCTTTGCCCGTGAAACCGGCATTGCCATCGCCTGGGATGAAAGTCTGCGCGAGGCGGATTTTGTCTTTAGCGCCGAGCCGGGCGTCAGCGCCGTGGTCATAAAGCCGACCCTGACGGGCTGTCTGGCAAAGGTGCGTGAACAGGTGGCGGCAGCGCATGCCGCAGGGCTGACGGCGGTGATCAGCTCCTCCATCGAATCCAGCCTTGGGCTGACGCAGCTGGCACGCATTGCCGCCTGGTTAACGCCCGACACCATCCCCGGGCTGGACACGCTAAACCTGATGCAAACCCAGCTCATTCGCCCGTGGCCGGGGAGCGCGCTGCCGTGCGCGGGCGTTGAGGCGCTGGAGCCGTTGTAA